The following are encoded in a window of Halosolutus halophilus genomic DNA:
- a CDS encoding SGNH/GDSL hydrolase family protein has product MTGLTRRETLKSIGAASGLALGGSATGVLTGESDKSGTASLSRPDTQFVGTWTASPQTPYSSGISNQGFENQTLRMMTRTSVGGQGVRIRLANTFGDGSVTFDRVSVGLRAADRSAAVESGTLRQLTFGGDTDVTLTPGGRVLSDAVDLQVPSEQDLVVNLYTAGATGPTTWHALPTKTSYISTGGDYTDTTDADPFTTETTHWFYLDGVEVISPDTVGTIACLGNSITDGFASTVDANAAYPDFLAERVNDRQSLRKSVLNAGISGNRVLNDSACCGVNALARFDRDVLAQTGVTDVIVLEGINDIGFEKLGPEEPSVTAEQIIDGYQQLIRRAHAKGVRIIGGTLTPFKGAGYYYPEGEQKRQQVNEFIRTSGEFDGVVDFDKAIRDPDDPKQILPKYDSGDKLHPNDAGYEAMAEAVDLTLFQARG; this is encoded by the coding sequence ATGACTGGGCTGACGCGTCGTGAAACGCTAAAATCGATTGGCGCGGCGTCGGGTCTTGCACTGGGCGGATCCGCGACCGGGGTGCTGACCGGTGAATCAGATAAGAGTGGTACAGCCTCGCTCAGTCGTCCCGACACACAGTTCGTAGGAACGTGGACAGCAAGCCCGCAGACACCGTACTCAAGTGGCATCTCCAATCAGGGGTTCGAGAATCAGACACTCCGGATGATGACTCGAACGAGTGTGGGCGGCCAAGGCGTCCGCATTCGGCTGGCGAACACGTTTGGTGATGGCTCGGTCACGTTTGACCGCGTTTCAGTGGGCCTGCGAGCAGCCGACAGGAGTGCGGCGGTCGAATCTGGGACACTTCGGCAACTCACATTCGGTGGCGACACCGATGTCACACTGACTCCTGGAGGCCGTGTACTGAGCGACGCTGTCGACCTACAGGTCCCATCAGAGCAAGACCTCGTCGTGAATCTCTACACTGCCGGGGCAACCGGACCGACGACGTGGCACGCACTTCCGACGAAAACGTCGTACATCTCGACGGGCGGCGATTACACCGATACGACGGATGCTGATCCGTTCACGACAGAGACCACGCATTGGTTCTACCTCGACGGTGTCGAGGTGATCTCGCCGGACACGGTTGGCACGATAGCCTGTCTCGGCAATTCGATCACCGACGGCTTTGCCTCGACCGTTGACGCCAATGCCGCCTATCCCGACTTCCTTGCAGAACGGGTTAACGACCGTCAGAGCCTACGGAAATCGGTACTGAATGCCGGCATCTCCGGCAACCGCGTACTCAATGACTCGGCCTGCTGTGGCGTCAATGCACTCGCTCGATTCGACCGAGATGTCCTCGCCCAGACCGGGGTAACTGACGTCATCGTCTTGGAGGGCATCAATGACATCGGCTTTGAGAAACTCGGTCCTGAAGAACCCAGTGTGACGGCAGAACAGATCATCGATGGGTATCAGCAACTCATCCGTCGCGCCCACGCGAAGGGGGTTCGCATTATCGGTGGAACGCTGACACCGTTCAAAGGAGCGGGGTACTATTACCCAGAGGGCGAGCAGAAGCGCCAACAGGTCAACGAATTCATCCGAACAAGTGGTGAATTCGACGGTGTCGTCGACTTCGACAAGGCGATTCGCGATCCCGACGACCCCAAGCAAATCCTTCCGAAGTACGATAGCGGTGACAAACTTCACCCGAACGACGCCGGCTACGAGGCGATGGCAGAAGCAGTTGATCTCACATTGTTCCAGGCCCGTGGGTAG
- a CDS encoding SIR2 family protein — protein MVDKEMALTFSVRNNRGVYALLLGSGVSKAAEIPTGWGVVEDLIKKVAEIEGVEPEDPFEWYEDEFGQPARYDELIEALADTQPERRALLERYFEPTDEERENGVKTPTDAHKSIAWLMKKGYIRVVLTTNFDNLLESALRDIGVEPTVISTTEAADGAEPLAHVGPVLLKIHGDYKETNLKNTTEELSSYDEPMLALIDEVLNDYGLIICGWSGDTDQALREAILSSTDRRYSTYWTHRSEVSDLAEEIIEHRKGFRLEIEGASQFFSDLKENVRALEKAEDGAPLTRDVIRERTKQYLPRNDRRIDLSELMKEETERVYGEVFDYSALPLNEDVNDENVEQRVETYEQQVEKLVIATSISAYWENEVDNPVARDVLRAVGRLSSPPRPSSRNDAFNYLKHYPASRVFYGVGIAAVEAENWDLVQRFVNIEVPFSQISHPASLELHPTKLCAYLGRGISLNQSRLKLRLEDNLREPLQDVIPDNRRYKHAFSTFEFASDLLYVKQNGDMMGGLPDAPRAVYDEGEFEQMAERYESGGGLQALLDENIGEDVVPDLIEKFRDESTWFM, from the coding sequence ATGGTAGACAAGGAGATGGCGTTGACGTTCTCGGTGCGGAACAACAGAGGTGTCTACGCCCTGCTGTTGGGTTCAGGCGTCTCGAAGGCTGCTGAGATTCCGACCGGGTGGGGAGTGGTCGAAGACCTGATCAAGAAAGTGGCTGAGATAGAAGGAGTCGAACCAGAAGACCCGTTCGAGTGGTACGAAGATGAGTTCGGACAGCCAGCGCGGTACGATGAGCTCATAGAGGCACTGGCTGATACGCAACCAGAGCGCCGCGCTCTACTGGAACGATACTTCGAACCGACGGACGAAGAACGGGAAAATGGAGTGAAGACTCCTACGGATGCTCACAAGAGTATCGCGTGGCTGATGAAGAAGGGGTACATCAGGGTCGTGCTGACCACGAACTTTGACAACCTCTTGGAGAGCGCCCTCCGAGATATCGGTGTAGAGCCAACTGTGATCTCGACGACGGAGGCCGCCGATGGAGCCGAGCCTCTTGCCCACGTTGGCCCAGTCTTGCTGAAGATTCACGGCGATTACAAGGAGACGAACCTCAAGAACACGACAGAGGAACTTTCGTCCTACGATGAACCGATGCTGGCACTCATCGACGAGGTTCTAAACGATTATGGCCTCATTATCTGTGGCTGGTCCGGTGATACCGACCAGGCACTCCGAGAAGCGATTCTTTCGAGCACAGACAGGCGCTACTCCACCTACTGGACCCACCGGAGTGAAGTATCCGACCTCGCAGAGGAGATTATCGAACATCGCAAGGGGTTCAGGTTAGAGATAGAAGGGGCGAGCCAGTTCTTCTCCGATCTCAAAGAGAACGTGAGGGCGCTAGAGAAAGCAGAGGATGGCGCTCCGCTGACCAGGGATGTCATCCGAGAACGTACGAAGCAGTATCTGCCTCGGAATGACCGGAGAATCGACCTCTCTGAACTGATGAAAGAGGAAACAGAGCGTGTATATGGCGAGGTATTCGACTACTCCGCGCTACCGCTGAACGAGGACGTAAACGATGAGAACGTTGAGCAGCGGGTGGAGACGTACGAACAACAGGTCGAGAAGTTAGTCATTGCGACGTCGATCTCTGCGTATTGGGAGAATGAAGTCGATAACCCGGTTGCCCGAGACGTTCTACGAGCGGTCGGTAGACTGAGTTCCCCACCGAGGCCCTCAAGTCGCAATGACGCATTCAACTATTTGAAGCATTACCCCGCGAGTCGGGTGTTTTACGGGGTAGGGATTGCTGCTGTCGAGGCCGAGAACTGGGACCTGGTGCAGCGGTTCGTCAACATCGAGGTGCCGTTTTCACAAATTAGCCACCCTGCTTCATTGGAACTCCACCCGACTAAACTTTGTGCGTATCTGGGTCGTGGAATTAGTCTCAACCAATCACGCTTGAAATTGAGGCTGGAAGATAACCTTCGCGAGCCGCTTCAGGATGTAATCCCGGATAACCGTCGGTACAAACACGCGTTCAGCACGTTTGAGTTTGCGTCGGACTTGCTATACGTAAAACAGAACGGAGACATGATGGGAGGTCTGCCTGATGCCCCGAGAGCAGTCTATGATGAGGGAGAGTTCGAACAGATGGCGGAACGATATGAGTCCGGAGGCGGCCTCCAGGCCCTTTTGGACGAAAATATCGGGGAAGACGTAGTCCCCGACCTAATTGAGAAGTTCCGAGATGAGTCGACTTGGTTCATGTAG
- a CDS encoding rhomboid family intramembrane serine protease, producing the protein MCTVENNMQREIKYWPTLTVAFGIIFAVVYSGQLLIDGSLSKDAGYQTATMVKNTVGDGSIVFTWLFHSTHAHFIENLTFFLLTGWWVENRVDDARFILGVAAVLGIGVNVAAALFFQVPGAGISGITTGLGMMIALGAFERLFDSSVRLIKNILDFTFSVVFVLWSVGALGPLTSGTAIEVHVFGAVFGAAWYATEKVRYGFRCPPSPQSS; encoded by the coding sequence GTGTGTACAGTTGAGAATAATATGCAGAGAGAAATAAAGTACTGGCCGACTCTAACGGTCGCATTCGGCATTATATTCGCAGTGGTATACTCTGGGCAACTGCTCATAGATGGGAGTCTGTCGAAAGACGCCGGATATCAGACTGCGACGATGGTGAAAAACACTGTCGGTGATGGATCCATCGTATTCACGTGGTTGTTCCATTCTACGCATGCACATTTCATAGAAAATCTCACTTTCTTCCTTCTCACGGGATGGTGGGTCGAGAATCGAGTAGATGACGCCCGATTTATTCTCGGCGTAGCTGCCGTTCTCGGAATCGGTGTGAACGTAGCTGCTGCGCTCTTCTTCCAAGTTCCTGGTGCAGGAATCAGCGGTATCACGACCGGACTGGGAATGATGATCGCTCTGGGAGCGTTCGAGAGGTTGTTTGATTCTAGTGTTCGTTTGATAAAGAACATCCTCGATTTCACATTCTCTGTTGTGTTCGTCCTCTGGAGTGTTGGCGCTCTTGGACCGCTCACATCTGGGACTGCTATTGAAGTCCACGTCTTTGGTGCGGTGTTTGGTGCCGCTTGGTATGCGACAGAAAAGGTTCGCTACGGTTTCCGCTGCCCACCAAGTCCGCAAAGTAGCTGA
- a CDS encoding HNH endonuclease, protein MSTDPDLFIAPCSREHKETTIQYFRETVLEGVSPETYPSIEDIGYDESISVWGAISSNESTWAQMEKEDIVLFYTKSGVYTHCGIIDRTYTDEELARNIWAPYDEGRTVEDIEDPWLHMFFLQEVTKVDLPADDLHDALGYDMDYPLSFMRPSDTAHSRLRTEFGSVRSFLDRYIPESGSSDPSEDADASSADRDTSPSESKSGGVDREEKSADLRPPDRIETTVSRIIRNTTLAKNLKDRYDYECQVCGDHRKRSSIDRYAEVHHVKPLGNSDPGPDSEENILVLCPNHHADFDYGMIEVDPDTMTLSHAYESNLDGRKLTVHSDHELSKRYLEYHNSEIARL, encoded by the coding sequence ATGTCTACAGATCCCGACCTCTTCATCGCCCCATGCAGTCGAGAGCATAAAGAAACTACAATTCAGTATTTTAGAGAGACAGTCTTAGAAGGAGTCTCCCCTGAGACTTATCCGTCGATCGAGGACATTGGGTACGACGAATCTATCTCCGTCTGGGGAGCGATAAGTTCTAACGAATCGACTTGGGCTCAGATGGAGAAAGAAGATATCGTTCTTTTTTACACCAAATCCGGTGTCTACACGCATTGTGGGATCATTGATAGAACGTATACAGATGAGGAACTTGCCCGGAACATCTGGGCCCCATACGATGAAGGCAGAACAGTCGAAGATATCGAAGATCCATGGTTACACATGTTCTTTCTCCAAGAGGTAACGAAAGTAGATCTCCCTGCTGATGACCTCCATGATGCCCTTGGATACGATATGGATTATCCGCTGAGTTTCATGCGCCCATCTGATACTGCACACAGCCGGCTCAGAACCGAGTTCGGGAGTGTTAGATCGTTCCTTGATCGCTATATTCCAGAATCTGGCTCTTCAGATCCATCTGAGGATGCAGATGCTTCTTCGGCAGACCGTGATACCAGTCCATCTGAGTCGAAAAGTGGCGGAGTAGATCGAGAAGAAAAGTCCGCAGATTTGCGGCCACCTGATCGAATTGAGACAACTGTTAGCCGCATCATCAGAAATACAACGTTAGCAAAAAATCTCAAAGACCGGTACGATTACGAGTGTCAGGTCTGCGGTGATCACCGAAAACGGTCCTCTATAGACCGATATGCGGAAGTCCATCATGTCAAACCGCTTGGCAATTCAGATCCAGGCCCCGATTCTGAAGAAAATATTCTGGTTCTTTGTCCGAACCACCACGCGGATTTTGACTACGGGATGATTGAGGTTGATCCAGATACCATGACTCTCAGCCACGCCTATGAGAGTAATCTCGATGGGAGAAAATTAACTGTGCACTCTGATCACGAACTCTCAAAACGATATCTGGAATACCACAATTCCGAGATCGCGAGACTGTAG